In the Paenibacillus pabuli genome, one interval contains:
- a CDS encoding glutamate synthase subunit beta, with protein sequence MSTPTGFMEYKRQLPADREPAERIKDWEEFHKHMAEEELRTQGARCMDCGTPYCHTGIDMIGGTSGCPVHNLIPEWNNLVYRGLWREALDRLHKTNNFPEFTGRVCPAPCEGSCTVGLIGQPVTIKTIEEAIIEKGFEEGWVVPQPPEKRTGKRVAVVGSGPAGLATAAQLNKAGHTVTVYERSDRVGGLLMYGIPTMKLDKKVVQRRVDLLEAEGVQFVTNTEIGKDIPAQQLVDEYDAVVLCGGATKPREFNIEGSDLKGVHYAMDFLNGSIKSYLDSNLEDGNYISAKDKDVIVIGGGDTGSDCVATSLRHGCRTVTQFGTHTQAPMERDRINNPWPQFPNVYTLDYAQEEAKALFGQDPREFSIMTTKFVGDEEGNLKELHTIQIERIVDETGRKIYQPIPGTERVFPAQMAMIAIGFDGPEQTLVEQLGLATDRRTNVKARYGKYNTNVDKVFAAGDMRRGQSLVVWAINEGREAAREVDKYLMGATVLA encoded by the coding sequence AGAGTTTCATAAACATATGGCTGAAGAAGAGCTCAGAACACAAGGTGCACGATGCATGGATTGTGGTACCCCGTATTGCCATACAGGTATAGATATGATCGGCGGAACGTCGGGCTGTCCTGTGCATAACCTGATTCCGGAATGGAATAATCTTGTATATCGCGGATTGTGGAGAGAAGCACTTGATCGTCTGCACAAAACGAATAATTTTCCTGAGTTTACCGGTCGCGTCTGTCCTGCTCCATGTGAAGGATCCTGTACAGTTGGCCTGATCGGTCAGCCGGTTACCATCAAAACGATTGAAGAAGCCATTATTGAAAAAGGGTTCGAAGAAGGCTGGGTGGTTCCCCAACCTCCGGAGAAACGCACGGGTAAACGCGTAGCGGTTGTTGGTTCTGGCCCTGCAGGTCTTGCGACGGCGGCTCAGTTGAATAAAGCAGGTCATACAGTAACTGTATATGAACGTTCAGATCGTGTCGGCGGCTTGCTGATGTACGGCATTCCTACGATGAAACTGGACAAAAAAGTGGTTCAGCGTCGTGTGGATTTGCTTGAAGCAGAAGGCGTTCAGTTCGTGACAAACACGGAGATTGGCAAGGACATCCCTGCTCAGCAATTGGTGGACGAGTATGATGCTGTCGTCTTGTGCGGTGGTGCAACGAAGCCGCGGGAATTCAACATCGAAGGAAGCGACTTGAAGGGCGTGCATTACGCTATGGACTTCCTGAATGGCAGCATCAAAAGTTACCTGGACTCCAACCTGGAAGACGGAAACTACATTTCTGCAAAAGATAAGGATGTTATCGTTATTGGTGGCGGGGATACCGGTTCGGACTGTGTAGCTACATCGCTCCGTCACGGTTGCCGTACCGTAACCCAGTTCGGTACACATACACAAGCACCTATGGAACGAGATCGCATTAACAACCCTTGGCCGCAATTCCCTAACGTTTACACATTAGATTATGCACAAGAGGAAGCCAAAGCATTATTCGGGCAAGATCCACGTGAATTCTCTATCATGACAACCAAATTTGTTGGAGACGAAGAGGGTAATCTCAAAGAGCTTCATACCATTCAAATTGAGCGTATCGTCGATGAAACAGGCCGTAAAATCTACCAGCCGATCCCTGGAACAGAGCGCGTATTCCCTGCGCAAATGGCAATGATCGCGATCGGATTTGATGGACCGGAACAAACGCTGGTTGAACAGCTGGGTCTTGCTACTGATCGTCGTACCAACGTTAAAGCTCGTTACGGCAAATACAATACCAATGTGGATAAAGTATTCGCTGCAGGTGACATGCGTCGTGGACAAAGTCTGGTTGTATGGGCAATCAATGAAGGACGCGAGGCTGCTCGTGAAGTAGATAAATATTTGATGGGTGCCACCGTTCTTGCTTAA
- a CDS encoding Fur family transcriptional regulator: protein MARNREKTISEQIFDIKKQLVDKGYKLTQQREVTVRVLLEHEKDHFSAEEVFLLVKEQFPEIGLATVYRTLELLSDLQVVEKINFGDGAARFDLRSTDGSHHHHHLICTECGTVEEIMEDGLLRLEQQIERQYGFAVTDHRLDFQGVCRECREKQAVSEQAAG from the coding sequence ATGGCAAGAAACCGGGAAAAGACCATTTCTGAACAAATATTTGACATTAAAAAGCAATTGGTAGACAAAGGATATAAATTAACACAACAACGTGAAGTTACGGTACGTGTGTTGCTTGAGCATGAAAAGGATCATTTTAGTGCAGAAGAAGTGTTTCTGCTGGTGAAGGAGCAGTTTCCTGAGATTGGACTGGCAACCGTGTATCGGACACTGGAACTGCTAAGCGATCTCCAGGTTGTTGAGAAAATTAATTTTGGAGATGGCGCTGCACGCTTTGATCTGCGGAGTACAGATGGTTCCCATCATCATCACCATTTGATCTGCACGGAGTGCGGAACAGTAGAAGAAATTATGGAAGATGGCTTACTTCGTCTGGAACAGCAGATTGAGCGTCAATACGGATTTGCCGTGACGGATCATCGACTTGACTTTCAGGGTGTATGCAGGGAATGCAGGGAAAAGCAGGCCGTTAGTGAACAGGCTGCAGGCTAA